One window of the Carnobacterium maltaromaticum DSM 20342 genome contains the following:
- a CDS encoding C40 family peptidase has product MNKKMLTLVVVGTVGLSSLALPFSAAAAVDDDINRTSQKISEISGKKDAAQTEIGTITDTIAKNEENSVKLVAEMKETQATLKTLTTEVTALNEKIAQREDKLKEQARTIQVNGDTQNYIDFVLSAKSFGDVVGRVDVVSQMVSANQDLVKEQKSDKEEVASKQKETETKSQEQALLAAKLEATKADLEQQKLEKEAIVATLASEQSGAESEKASFLAKKEDAEKAAKAIATANAAPVVAVQTSTTAPAATPVAENNAPAAPPVNNSGGVLGAAYSVIGTPYLYGGTTTAGFDCSGFTQFAFAAIGVSLPRVASAQYSATTRISQAEAQPGDLVFFNQTGSIDHVGIYLGGGQFIGSQSSSGVAVASISPYYWAQYLVGFGRVN; this is encoded by the coding sequence GTGAATAAAAAAATGTTAACTTTAGTAGTAGTTGGTACAGTTGGTTTAAGTTCATTAGCTTTACCATTTAGCGCAGCAGCAGCGGTAGACGATGATATTAATCGTACATCACAAAAAATCAGTGAAATTTCGGGTAAAAAAGATGCAGCACAAACTGAAATTGGAACTATTACTGATACTATTGCTAAAAATGAAGAAAATTCAGTTAAATTAGTTGCAGAAATGAAAGAAACTCAAGCAACTTTGAAAACTTTAACAACTGAAGTAACTGCGTTAAATGAAAAAATTGCGCAACGTGAAGATAAGTTAAAAGAACAAGCTCGCACTATTCAAGTGAATGGTGATACACAAAATTATATAGACTTTGTCTTATCAGCAAAATCATTCGGTGATGTTGTAGGTCGTGTTGATGTTGTTAGCCAAATGGTTTCTGCAAATCAAGATTTAGTGAAAGAGCAAAAGTCAGATAAAGAAGAAGTTGCTTCTAAACAAAAAGAAACAGAAACTAAATCACAAGAACAAGCTCTTTTAGCTGCAAAGTTAGAAGCGACTAAAGCTGATTTAGAACAACAAAAACTTGAAAAAGAAGCAATTGTTGCAACTTTAGCTTCAGAACAATCTGGAGCTGAAAGTGAAAAAGCTTCTTTCCTAGCTAAAAAAGAAGATGCTGAAAAAGCAGCTAAAGCAATTGCAACCGCAAATGCTGCACCAGTTGTAGCTGTTCAAACAAGTACAACTGCACCTGCAGCTACACCAGTTGCGGAAAATAATGCACCAGCTGCTCCACCTGTTAATAACTCTGGTGGCGTATTAGGGGCTGCTTATAGTGTAATTGGAACACCTTATTTATATGGTGGAACAACAACTGCTGGATTTGATTGTTCTGGTTTTACACAATTTGCCTTTGCAGCAATTGGGGTTAGTTTACCTCGTGTTGCTAGTGCGCAATACTCAGCAACGACTCGTATTTCACAAGCAGAAGCACAGCCAGGAGATTTAGTTTTCTTTAACCAAACTGGTTCAATTGATCATGTTGGAATTTACTTGGGTGGTGGACAGTTTATCGGTTCACAATCTTCATCTGGCGTAGCAGTAGCTTCAATTTCTCCATACTACTGGGCTCAATACCTAGTTGGTTTTGGACGTGTCAACTAA